In the genome of Streptomyces collinus, one region contains:
- a CDS encoding bifunctional 3'-5' exonuclease/DNA polymerase: protein MADRWALAPAEDGGVDVAPLGPDGLPSGPVRRETDAAETVRSRPGVTRWVWRSTAEIYPRLLATGVRAERCYDIEAAETLLLGHEGRYGEPRSAAAALARLRGGPVPPDPPQRSAEPGSQSSLFEPQGVHLPLADLLAVYAEQHRRHERAEHPDRMRLLTAAESAGMLVAAEMNRAGLPWSAEVHRAVLHDLLGDRYAGGGEPRRLAELADEVSAAFGRRVRPDLPADVVKAFAQAGIKISSTRRWEIETVDHPAVKPLVEYKKLYRIWVAHGWSWLQDWVREGRFRPEFLAGGTVTGRWVTNGGGGLQIPKVIRRAVVADPGWRLVVADADQMEPRVLAAISRDPGLMEVAGRETDLYQSVSDRAFSGDRSQAKLAVLGAVYGQTSGDGLKNLAALRRRFPRAVAYVDDAARAGEEGRLVRTWLGRTCPPAARGTDDATEEAGIPTAAVGTGFGSGSGSGSGSGSGEDDQPDGGQWVPGYASTNARARGRFARNFVVQGSAADWALLLLAALRKACAGLAAELVFFQHDEVIVHCPEEETETVVAAIREAAALAGRLTFGETPVRFPFTTAVVECYADAK, encoded by the coding sequence ATGGCCGACCGGTGGGCACTCGCTCCGGCCGAGGACGGTGGCGTGGACGTCGCCCCCCTCGGTCCGGACGGGCTGCCCTCCGGCCCGGTGCGCCGGGAGACGGACGCCGCCGAGACCGTCCGGAGCCGCCCCGGCGTCACGCGGTGGGTGTGGCGTTCCACCGCCGAGATCTACCCGCGCCTGCTCGCCACGGGGGTGCGAGCCGAGCGGTGCTACGACATCGAGGCCGCCGAAACCCTCCTCCTCGGCCACGAGGGGCGCTACGGGGAACCCCGCTCGGCCGCGGCCGCCCTGGCCCGGCTGCGCGGCGGCCCCGTGCCGCCCGATCCCCCGCAGCGCTCCGCCGAACCGGGCTCGCAGTCCTCGCTGTTCGAGCCGCAGGGCGTCCACCTGCCCCTGGCGGACCTCCTCGCCGTCTACGCCGAGCAGCACAGACGGCACGAGCGGGCGGAGCACCCCGACCGGATGCGGCTGCTGACGGCAGCCGAGTCGGCGGGCATGCTGGTGGCCGCCGAGATGAACCGCGCCGGGCTGCCCTGGAGCGCCGAGGTGCACCGCGCCGTGCTGCACGACCTGCTGGGCGACCGGTACGCGGGCGGCGGTGAGCCACGCCGCCTGGCCGAACTGGCCGACGAGGTGTCCGCCGCGTTCGGCCGCCGGGTCCGCCCCGACCTGCCCGCCGACGTGGTCAAGGCCTTCGCCCAGGCCGGGATCAAGATCTCCTCGACCCGCCGCTGGGAGATCGAGACCGTCGACCACCCGGCCGTGAAGCCCCTCGTCGAGTACAAGAAGCTGTACCGCATCTGGGTGGCCCACGGCTGGTCCTGGCTCCAGGACTGGGTGCGCGAGGGGCGGTTCAGACCCGAGTTCCTCGCGGGCGGGACGGTGACGGGGCGCTGGGTCACCAACGGCGGGGGCGGGCTCCAGATCCCCAAGGTGATCCGGCGGGCCGTGGTCGCCGACCCCGGCTGGCGGCTCGTCGTCGCCGACGCCGACCAGATGGAGCCGCGTGTCCTCGCCGCGATCTCCCGCGACCCCGGCCTGATGGAGGTGGCAGGCCGGGAGACCGACCTGTACCAGTCCGTCTCCGACCGCGCCTTCTCCGGCGACCGCTCCCAGGCCAAACTCGCCGTGCTCGGCGCGGTCTACGGCCAGACCTCCGGGGACGGCCTGAAGAACCTCGCCGCGCTCAGACGCCGCTTCCCCAGGGCGGTGGCGTACGTCGACGACGCGGCCCGGGCCGGTGAGGAGGGCCGGCTCGTGCGGACCTGGCTCGGCCGGACCTGCCCGCCCGCGGCCCGGGGCACGGACGACGCGACGGAGGAGGCCGGCATCCCCACGGCCGCCGTCGGCACCGGCTTTGGCTCCGGCTCCGGCTCCGGCTCCGGCTCCGGCTCCGGGGAGGACGACCAGCCCGACGGCGGGCAGTGGGTGCCCGGCTACGCGTCCACGAACGCCCGCGCCCGCGGCCGCTTCGCCCGCAACTTCGTCGTCCAGGGCAGCGCCGCCGACTGGGCGTTGCTGCTGCTCGCCGCGCTGCGCAAGGCCTGCGCGGGGCTGGCGGCCGAGCTGGTCTTCTTCCAGCACGACGAGGTGATCGTGCACTGCCCCGAGGAGGAGACGGAGACGGTCGTGGCGGCGATCCGCGAGGCCGCTGCCCTGGCCGGACGGCTGACCTTCGGGGAGACGCCCGTGCGGTTCCCGTTCACGACGGCGGTGGTGGAGTGCTACGCGGACGCCAAGTAG
- a CDS encoding Clp protease N-terminal domain-containing protein yields MTNPDTTSSIRLDDLIAAIKKVHPEPLDQLQDAVIAADHLGDVADHLIGHFVDQARRSGASWTDIGKSMGVTRQAAQKRFVPKESNDLDPSQGFNRYTPRARNTVMAAHTASKAARNAEGLPEHLVLGLLAEPDGLAAKAIIKQGVSLDAVREAATAALPPALDEVPELVPYGQAAKKVLELTFREALRLGHNYIGTEHILLALLEHENGEGVLSGLGIDKERAEQYIGTVLEKIMQAQQETDQA; encoded by the coding sequence ATGACGAACCCCGACACCACGTCATCCATCCGTCTCGACGACCTCATCGCGGCCATCAAGAAGGTCCACCCCGAGCCGCTGGACCAGCTCCAGGACGCGGTGATCGCCGCGGACCACCTGGGCGACGTGGCCGACCACCTGATCGGCCACTTCGTCGACCAGGCCCGGCGGTCCGGCGCGTCCTGGACGGACATCGGCAAGAGCATGGGCGTCACCCGGCAGGCCGCGCAGAAGCGGTTCGTGCCGAAGGAGTCGAACGACCTCGACCCGAGCCAGGGCTTCAACCGGTACACGCCCCGCGCCCGCAACACGGTGATGGCCGCGCACACCGCGTCCAAGGCCGCCCGCAACGCCGAGGGCCTGCCCGAGCACCTCGTCCTCGGTCTGCTGGCCGAGCCGGACGGCCTCGCCGCGAAGGCGATCATCAAGCAGGGCGTCTCGCTCGACGCGGTCCGCGAGGCGGCGACGGCGGCGCTTCCGCCCGCCCTCGACGAGGTCCCGGAGCTCGTGCCGTACGGCCAGGCGGCCAAGAAGGTCCTGGAGCTCACCTTCCGCGAGGCCCTGCGCCTCGGCCACAACTACATCGGAACCGAGCACATCCTGCTCGCCCTGCTGGAGCACGAGAACGGCGAGGGCGTCCTCAGCGGCCTCGGCATCGACAAGGAGCGCGCCGAGCAGTACATCGGGACGGTGCTGGAGAAGATCATGCAGGCGCAGCAGGAGACGGACCAGGCCTGA
- a CDS encoding DUF2786 domain-containing protein: MSTSSTVDRAFASALYETGETALDAGASLLASDPAADAELARRGHEFVAGAWRRGWQPADVVRIVRRELDDVHVLLVAALIRGQAPGDGPRGRRWNAQLAEVPDDAPPRTDRFSHATAVLELYRLLLRLPTLEALDEAPGQASGGAGTGSRMLTRIRALLAKAEATGFPEEAEALSAKAQELMARHSVDEALLAARAPSPDAPGACRIGVEPPYEQAKAVLLDAVAGANHCRAVWNEPLGFSTVVGFETDLEAVELLYTSLLMQATTALTKAEAALGVPRARGRAGGRKRTKTFRQSFLAAYAHRIGTRLAAAAETQVTDDLLPVLASREVAVTGRLDRMFPETTTTRLRGVRDAAGWTEGAQAADRAQVRHRPPLR; this comes from the coding sequence GTGAGTACGTCCAGCACCGTCGATCGCGCGTTCGCGTCGGCTCTCTACGAGACCGGCGAGACGGCCCTGGACGCCGGCGCGTCCCTGCTCGCCTCCGACCCGGCGGCCGACGCCGAACTCGCCCGGCGCGGGCACGAGTTCGTGGCCGGGGCGTGGCGGCGCGGCTGGCAGCCGGCCGATGTCGTGCGGATCGTGCGGCGCGAGCTCGACGACGTGCACGTGCTGCTGGTGGCCGCGCTGATCCGCGGACAGGCCCCCGGCGACGGTCCCCGGGGCCGCCGCTGGAACGCCCAGCTCGCGGAGGTCCCCGACGACGCCCCGCCCCGCACCGACCGCTTCTCGCACGCCACCGCCGTACTGGAGCTGTACCGCCTGCTGCTGCGGCTGCCGACGCTGGAGGCCCTCGACGAGGCGCCCGGGCAGGCATCCGGAGGGGCGGGGACCGGGTCCCGCATGCTCACCCGTATCCGCGCGCTGCTCGCCAAGGCGGAGGCCACCGGGTTCCCGGAGGAGGCCGAGGCGCTCAGTGCCAAGGCGCAGGAGCTGATGGCCCGGCACAGTGTCGACGAGGCGCTGCTCGCGGCGCGGGCGCCGTCGCCGGACGCGCCCGGGGCCTGCCGGATCGGGGTCGAGCCGCCGTACGAGCAGGCCAAGGCGGTGCTGCTGGACGCCGTCGCCGGTGCCAACCACTGCCGGGCGGTGTGGAACGAGCCCCTCGGCTTCTCCACCGTCGTCGGCTTCGAAACCGACCTGGAGGCGGTCGAACTCCTCTACACCTCGCTCCTCATGCAGGCCACGACCGCGCTGACCAAGGCGGAGGCGGCGCTGGGGGTGCCCAGAGCTCGGGGGAGGGCGGGCGGCCGCAAGCGCACCAAGACGTTCCGGCAGTCCTTCCTCGCGGCGTACGCCCACCGCATCGGCACCCGCCTGGCCGCGGCGGCCGAGACCCAGGTGACCGACGACCTGCTGCCGGTCCTCGCCTCCCGTGAGGTCGCCGTGACCGGGCGGCTGGACCGGATGTTCCCGGAGACGACCACGACCCGGCTGCGCGGGGTGCGCGACGCGGCGGGCTGGACGGAGGGCGCGCAGGCGGCGGACCGCGCCCAGGTCCGGCACCGGCCGCCGCTGCGCTGA
- a CDS encoding DUF4232 domain-containing protein yields the protein MRPFPLTLAAALAATLLLTGCDDDKTGGDDVKNADRKSGSACVLGDMGVEVGAGAAPAAGDTGTVTVTLTNKGAQCSLKGFPGVDLHFKDGTTSVSPDEGAQAQSLTLAKGNTTSFTITYVRGEAGSAESLDVHQASFTLPGDTNTAHDLEWTYGEVARTNGTQASVSGFETSGD from the coding sequence ATGCGCCCCTTCCCCCTCACCCTGGCCGCCGCCCTCGCCGCGACGCTCCTGCTGACCGGCTGCGACGACGACAAGACCGGTGGTGACGACGTCAAGAACGCGGACCGGAAGAGCGGTTCGGCGTGCGTGCTCGGCGACATGGGCGTGGAGGTCGGTGCGGGCGCCGCCCCGGCCGCCGGGGACACCGGCACCGTCACCGTCACACTCACCAACAAGGGTGCGCAGTGCTCGCTGAAGGGCTTTCCCGGCGTCGACCTGCACTTCAAGGACGGCACGACGTCCGTTTCCCCGGACGAGGGCGCGCAGGCCCAGTCGCTGACCCTCGCAAAGGGCAACACCACGTCCTTCACGATCACCTACGTCCGGGGCGAGGCGGGCTCCGCGGAGAGCCTCGACGTGCACCAGGCGTCCTTCACCCTGCCCGGCGACACCAACACCGCGCACGACCTGGAGTGGACGTACGGCGAGGTCGCCCGGACGAACGGAACGCAGGCCTCGGTGAGCGGCTTCGAGACCTCGGGCGACTGA